From one Asterias amurensis chromosome 10, ASM3211899v1 genomic stretch:
- the LOC139943081 gene encoding uncharacterized protein, which produces MATSPENSAAAEKAALQCQANEIPVTDTTEVMTCEECGSTFTNPSYFHDHNRWHNHVRKERAASIGKSTLGGDHHTASSVSDGIKMEKKDDAEYLAAHALLKPFACEYCGWRFVLRKDLVHHVRTHTGEKPYECSECGKRFARAHSLNQHKRTHEGPIYTVNYQTPPKQHDQTDKQNANDVIVPVEIPETKAFEVSPPIAESSPGNPPDDDTTLPWGYQQADTDGPSSASNTQAGLLTDSDTSLGEAPSGIHGGGKRGVRFTCQFCGWGFWDRKDKRQHEWTHTGYKPYKCSMCDKTFSRTYSRTLHMRTHSGERPYTCQHCDKTFPSPSSLRSHENVHTKIRRHKCTMCPESFKKMADFKEHQLEHLSTDPNLFATSYTGDSEEASATHEDTSSASQPFPVNITFSHLPGTSLNLLEQKSSDSYQQLNPTGVMEQSTEPDQFADPDQRIIENDVHVSETQQSANNEATMKQRQTDVVPSVNTYSSLLSGLLKKRRDVRFFCKHCEKGFHTKKECHQHETSHTAKTPLECSICGKNFSSQYLLKMHMIGHTRKTQKASRTNMKGYKCELCEETFTLEVDFTDHLQLHQNQDPARFIQYYPDGFNLGGQKVSYLKTLSPLSPSATNVPQTVVYSAAPISDSGSTQPQTTKRRKKPGRVPQAGNDPLRFGCSFCTRRFRCKKDWRQHENTHTGLKPYTCTVCGKKLSRHYTLKVHMLTHTGQKPISCAHCDKSFRVKSRLRTHERIHHAALCNPTLHNKCDLCQMAFKELSDLENHIRVGHDDVVRMMAKNFFNSTPVTSALFRPAAVSENQKLSVSSDEPYQEEITCTVRYISKRNRIIDPVAANAIDSWLEGNKVSGQARFMCHFCGKGFHNARDWQQHENTHTGYKPYACDICGKKLSRLHSLKAHKLRHLKGHPNVCQFYNCGKRFKEEAELDEHMKSHLSSFQCTNCQVCFETVFELEIHMAEHDKEGQVSAEHDKEGQDSVEYQEVPSGPFFFKRNGESSEKEQDSLATGPPKKKEAFKPMPGTIRYQCSYCGWRTEDFDIFKRHKIWHRRRKNKAGQLKKSCNKCGAAFVTNEKLEIHMRTCGFLCSLCRKPFKTKLLLEEHLKRHSEGLQESIHRSAGDESFEEASIVSLSETSGQDLLRGLSKVAVVSEETRSGPPEGGMSFNILESLLSRKNSVETTGVAPTARTIFPGDNKRKQPKKFVHATCRLCQKRFSHGYALKLHMVLHMSETPYKCKSCAKRFRSKDGLREHHNSNLSCSRGSIRPSTSSNVQAVPRVAETTPPLKKDSILYRQLKLVSQQDGRVKNKDSQPKPHQCSYCGWGFWLRKDCVVHERIHTGEKPYVCKTCGKSFARSYSLKLHNMTHSGVKPFHCRVCNKGFYCRGNVNAHERIHTSAKPNLNCKWCGVPFRSRSGLKKHEKLRHSGETLRDANSMNLGFTSKDREVELLVEPVKLVKSVGSDSLQKSKSGVCSFCGWNFHNVERMRRHLYWHRKRYFGSFKKRRQLHDLYLSNGQQERVGNKFKCTTCNASFHQPAVLKLHRKAHSSEQLYYCDCCPLKFEIYNEFSRHNALHHSRFACLYCDKFIDGSQELAGHTKACRARKLRLYSGSQAAKKVSLRCRRCKVTLRGPNAMRLHISHCHSTAHYASCLRCQKGFTSQEKFMRHLVRGCSSSDSGIYKPVARSEQMGYKQAYMSGETNPITPEVSQFGQISYSDTSFEMSNVSQTVPPSEAGGWVQDVVVTSEGPQNLVDQHLTDTGPDYLNQGASTSKAFQCPYCTSSFAQSFGLKQHVRIHTGEKPFICRECGRAFAQKINLNQHMATHSEEKPFKCQHCGKCFSRKVQIKRHLERMHSKELPYSCDQCPRSFKSSDELKRHGIIHFGKRRQHACKYCGWTFAEKRDMVNHERVHTGEKPFACKVCDMSFARTYSLTVHMRSHTGEKPHKCEVCSKGCSSAYNLKLHLKTHEKQQHLSESPMVKFWTENS; this is translated from the coding sequence ATGGCCACATCTCCCGAGAATTCTGCTGCTGCAGAAAAGGCCGCCCTCCAGTGTCAGGCCAATGAGATTCCTGTGACAGACACAACTGAGGTCATGACCTGTGAGGAATGCGGCTCTACGTTCACTAACCCAAGTTATTTTCATGACCACAACCGCTGGCATAACCACGTGCGCAAAGAGCGAGCTGCTTCGATTGGGAAGAGCACCTTAGGAGGAGACCACCACACAGCATCTTCCGTCTCGGACGGTATTAAAATGGAGAAGAAGGACGATGCTGAGTATCTGGCTGCACACGCTCTTCTGAAACCCTTTGCGTGTGAATACTGCGGATGGCGGTTCGTCCTCAGGAAGGATTTGGTGCATCACGTGCGGACACACACAGGCGAGAAGCCGTACGAATGCTCCGAGTGTGGTAAGCGGTTCGCCCGAGCTCATTCCCTGAACCAGCACAAGAGGACACACGAGGGTCCTATTTATACTGTGAACTATCAAACACCTCCAAAACAACATGACCAAACAGATAAGCAAAATGCCAATGATGTCATAGTACCGGTCGAAATTCCTGAAACCAAGGCATTTGAGGTATCTCCACCTATCGCAGAAAGCAGCCCAGGGAATCCCCCAGATGACGACACCACACTGCCATGGGGGTATCAACAAGCTGACACTGATGGACCATCATCTGCATCAAATACCCAAGCGGGTCTCCTTACAGACAGCGATACCTCCCTTGGAGAAGCACCCTCTGGTATCCATGGTGGTGGTAAGCGCGGGGTACGCTTCACTTGCCAGTTCTGCGGGTGGGGTTTCTGGGACAGGAAAGACAAGCGCCAGCATGAGTGGACGCACACTGGATACAAACCGTACAAGTGCTCTATGTGCGACAAGACCTTCTCGAGGACCTACTCGCGTACGCTCCACATGAGAACACACTCCGGCGAGAGGCCGTACACCTGTCAGCACTGTGACAAGACTTTCCCTTCTCCTAGTAGCCTGCGCTCACACGAGAACGTCCACACGAAGATCCGCCGGCACAAGTGCACCATGTGCCCAGAGAGCTTCAAGAAGATGGCTGATTTTAAGGAACACCAGCTGGAACACCTCAGTACTGACCCGAATTTGTTTGCAACCTCATACACTGGCGACTCCGAAGAGGCGAGTGCTACACACGAGGACACCTCTTCAGCTAGTCAACCCTTCCCTGTCAACATTACCTTTTCACACCTGCCAGGAACTTCTCTAAATTTGCTTGAACAAAAGTCCAGTGATTCCTACCAACAATTAAACCCCACTGGGGTCATGGAACAGTCTACAGAGCCAGACCAATTTGCTGACCCTGACCAACGCATCATCGAAAACGATGTACATGTTTCTGAAACGCAGCAAAGTGCAAACAACGAAGCGACAATGAAGCAAAGGCAAACAGATGTAGTGCCTTCCGTCAACACTTACAGTAGTCTTCTCTCAGGGCTGCTCAAGAAAAGACGAGATGTTAGATTCTTCTGTAAGCACTGCGAGAAGGGATTCCATACCAAGAAAGAGTGCCACCAGCACGAGACTAGCCACACTGCAAAGACCCCACTTGAGTGCAGTATTTGCGGCAAGAACTTCTCTAGCCAATACTTGCTTAAAATGCACATGATAGGTCACACCAGGAAGACCCAAAAGGCCTCACGCACCAACATGAAAGGGTACAAGTGTGAACTCTGCGAGGAAACATTCACTCTGGAGGTTGACTTTACTGACCATCTGCAGCTCCATCAGAACCAGGATCCGGCAAGGTTTATTCAATACTACCCAGACGGATTTAATCTGGGAGGTCAGAAAGTTAGTTACCTCAAGACCCTCAGTCCCCTTTCCCCAAGTGCAACCAATGTCCCACAGACAGTCGTATACTCTGCAGCACCAATCTCAGATAGTGGTTCAACTCAGCCGCAGACAACCAAAAGGCGAAAGAAACCGGGAAGAGTGCCCCAAGCTGGAAATGATCCATTACGCTTCGGTTGCAGTTTCTGCACACGGCGATTCAGATGCAAGAAAGATTGGCGGCAACATGAAAACACACACACTGGTCTCAAACCATATACCTGTACGGTGTGCGGAAAGAAGCTCTCCCGCCACTACACCCTGAAGGTCCACATGCTCACTCACACCGGGCAGAAGCCAATCTCGTGTGCTCACTGTGACAAGAGCTTTCGGGTCAAGAGCAGGCTACGCACCCACGAGCGAATCCACCACGCGGCGCTTTGCAACCCAACCCTGCATAACAAATGCGACCTCTGCCAGATGGCCTTCAAGGAGTTGAGCGATCTAGAGAATCACATCAGAGTTGGTCACGATGATGTTGTCAGAATGATGGCTAAAAACTTCTTCAACTCAACACCGGTTACATCAGCATTGTTTAGGCCAGCTGCAGTTTCTGAGAATCAGAAGCTCAGTGTCTCTTCTGACGAACCCTATCAGGAAGAAATCACCTGCACTGTTCGCTACATATCCAAAAGAAATAGGATCATTGATCCAGTGGCCGCAAATGCCATTGACAGCTGGCTTGAGGGAAACAAAGTCAGTGGACAGGCCAGATTCATGTGCCACTTCTGTGGGAAAGGATTCCACAATGCGAGAGACTGGCAACAGCACGAGAACACCCACACAGGCTACAAACCTTACGCCTGTGACATCTGTGGGAAGAAGCTCTCCCGCTTGCATTCTCTCAAAGCTCACAAGCTGAGACATCTGAAGGGACATCCAAATGTCTGTCAATTCTACAATTGTGGCAAACGGTTCAAGGAAGAAGCGGAGCTTGATGAGCACATGAAGTCACACCTGTCTAGTTTCCAGTGCACAAATTGTCAAGTCTGTTTTGAGACCGTTTTTGAGTTGGAGATACACATGGCCGAACATGACAAGGAGGGTCAGGTTTCTGCTGAACATGACAAGGAGGGTCAGGATTCTGTTGAATACCAGGAAGTTCCTTCTGGACCGTTCTTCTTCAAACGGAACGGAGAGAGCTCTGAGAAGGAACAAGATTCTCTTGCTACCGGACCTCCAAAGAAAAAAGAGGCATTTAAACCAATGCCTGGAACAATAAGGTATCAGTGTTCCTACTGTGGATGGCGAACTGAGGATTTTGATATCTTTAAACGTCACAAAATATGGCACAGGAGACGCAAGAACAAAGCTGGACAACTGAAGAAATCTTGCAACAAATGTGGAGCAGCCTTCGTCACAAACGAAAAACTGGAAATTCATATGAGAACATGTGGTTTCCTATGCAGTTTGTGCAGGAAACCTTTCAAGaccaaacttttgcttgaagaGCATCTGAAGCGGCATTCTGAAGGTCTGCAAGAGTCGATTCATAGGTCTGCAGGAGATGAAAGCTTTGAAGAAGCATCGATTGTTTCTCTTTCAGAGACTTCTGGCCAAGATCTCCTAAGAGGTCTGAGCAAGGTTGCTGTCGTCTCCGAGGAGACAAGAAGTGGTCCTCCGGAGGGTGGAATGAGCTTCAACATTTTGGAATCACTTCTCAGTCGGAAAAACTCAGTTGAGACCACAGGCGTGGCTCCCACGGCACGCACAATTTTCCCCGGagacaacaaaagaaaacaacccAAAAAGTTTGTTCATGCCACATGCCGTCTGTGCCAAAAGAGGTTTTCTCATGGCTATGCACTGAAGTTACACATGGTCCTACACATGAGCGAGACTCCGTATAAGTGTAAAAGCTGTGCTAAACGGTTCCGGTCTAAGGATGGCTTAAGAGAACATCACAATAGTAACTTGTCTTGTTCGCGAGGCAGCATCCGTCCATCCACAAGCTCAAACGTTCAAGCAGTACCACGTGTAGCAGAAACCACACCCCCATTGAAGAAGGATAGCATTCTTTACAGGCAGTTGAAGTTGGTGTCGCAACAGGATGGACGGGTTAAGAACAAAGATAGTCAACCAAAACCACATCAGTGCTCGTACTGCGGCTGGGGCTTCTGGCTCAGGAAAGACTGCGTCGTTCACGAACGAATTCACACCGGTGAGAAGCCGTACGTCTGTAAGACATGCGGGAAGAGTTTCGCAAGGAGCTACTCgctgaaactacacaacatgaCACACTCTGGTGTGAAGCCGTTCCATTGCCGTGTTTGTAATAAGGGTTTCTACTGCCGCGGCAATGTCAATGCACATGAGAGGATACACACCAGTGCGAAGCCGAACCTCAACTGCAAGTGGTGCGGGGTGCCGTTTCGCTCTCGCTCAGGATTGAAGAAACACGAGAAGCTGAGACACAGTGGGGAAACCCTCAGAGATGCCAACTCCATGAACCTGGGGTTTACCTCAAAGGACAGAGAGGTCGAGTTACTTGTAGAGCCGGTCAAATTGGTGAaaagtgttggttctgattcTTTGCAGAAGTCTAAGTCAGGTGTTTGCTCATTTTGTGGTTGGAATTTCCACAATGTGGAGCGAATGCGAAGGCATCTTTACTGGCATAGGAAACGGTACTTTGGCTCATTCAAGAAACGCAGGCAACTTCACGATTTATACCTCAGCAATGGACAACAGGAACGAGTTGGAAACAAGTTTAAATGCACCACGTGTAATGCGAGCTTTCACCAGCCAGCAGTGTTAAAGCTCCACCGGAAAGCCCACAGTAGCGAGCAGCTATATTATTGTGATTGTTGTCCACTGAAGTTTGAGATCTACAATGAGTTCTCCCGGCATAATGCGCTGCATCACAGTCGGTTTGCTTGTCTCTACTGTGATAAATTCATTGATGGCTCGCAAGAACTTGCGGGACACACGAAAGCTTGTCGAGCTAGGAAGCTCCGTCTTTACTCTGGTAGCCAGGCTGCTAAGAAAGTGTCTCTACGCTGTCGCCGATGCAAGGTAACACTCAGAGGACCCAACGCAATGAGGTTGCATATCAGTCATTGTCACTCTACTGCTCATTACGCTTCTTGCCTCCGTTGCCAAAAGGGTTTCACCTCTCAGGAGAAATTCATGAGGCATTTAGTCCGTGGCTGCTCTTCCTCAGACTCTGGCATCTATAAACCAGTTGCTAGATCAGAACAGATGGGCTATAAACAAGCTTACATGTCCGGGGAAACGAATCCCATAACGCCCGAAGTGTCTCAGTTTGGCCAGATCTCATATTCAGATACAAGTTTCGAAATGTCCAATGTATCCCAGACCGTGCCACCCAGTGAGGCTGGTGGTTGGGTTCAAGATGTGGTTGTCACATCCGAAGGTCCTCAGAACCTTGTTGACCAGCATCTCACGGATACAGGACCAGACTATTTGAACCAAGGGGCTAGCACCAGCAAGGCATTCCAGTGTCCGTATTGCACGTCCTCGTTCGCACAATCCTTCGGACTGAAACAACACGTGAGAATCCACACGGGTGAGAAGCCATTCATCTGTCGGGAGTGCGGCAGGGCCTTCGCCCAGAAGATCAACCTGAACCAGCACATGGCGACCCACTCAGAGGAGAAGCCCTTTAAGTGCCAACACTGCGGCAAGTGCTTCTCTCGCAAGGTCCAAATCAAACGGCATCTGGAGCGGATGCACAGCAAGGAGCTGCCGTACAGCTGCGACCAATGTCCCCGGAGCTTCAAGAGTAGCGACGAGTTGAAACGCCACGGCATCATCCACTTTGGCAAGAGGAGGCAGCACGCCTGTAAGTACTGCGGCTGGACCTTCGCAGAGAAGAGGGACATGGTGAACCATGAAAGGGTCCatactggagagaaaccattcgcttgtaagGTGTGTGACATGTCCTTCGCTAGGACGTACTCTCTGACGGTGCATATGCGAAGTCATACGGGTGAGAAGCCACATAAGTGTGAGGTGTGCTCGAAGGGATGCTCTAGCGCTTACAACCTCAAGTTACACTTAAAGACGCATGAAAAACAACAGCATTTATCAGAATCACCCATGGTAAAGTTTTGGACAGAAAACTCATAG